The nucleotide sequence AGTAGAAGCTTTCAGCAGTAATCATATCTTGCTGGCTCTTCTAAAAGAGGAACTTACTTGCAACTCATCAGAACACTTGGCTTTTGTTGGTGGTGGAAGGAACTTATCCAATGGATCAACATCTTTCAGCGCTTCTACAGTCATCTTAACATCTTCATCAGCCTCTGCAGCTTCAGCTTCTGTTACGGCATGAGTAATTAGATCAGATTGAGATGGATCTAATTGTTCAGATGATTGAGGAGGAGTTGCTTGAATGCTCGTTGTCCCCGGGGACATTTTTTCTTGGAAGTCACCTGCAAATGCAAATACATGTTGAGAATTATAGACAGAAGAAAAGGTCCAGACTTTCAGTAGTAACATAACATGGTTCAAGAAATAAATATCTAAGAACATTctatatttctctttctttttttataactatGTTTCTTAACTCACCAAACATTAAATATTCTTGATTATAGTTAttcaagagaaataaaattaatttctctaAGATCTCGAGCtgacataaaaaatgaattggtTCAAAATGAGAATATTAATGCCCATAACATATGCAAATGCCAAATCCAATAAGAACAATTTAtgccaaattaaaattaaaaaaaaaaaaaagagcattctatatctctcttcctttttaaacTATGCTTCTCAATTTGCCAAATATTAGATATTCTTGATCATAGACATTtgagagaaataaaattaattttagtaaaataCCCCAGCTACATACAAAATGATAATAGGTTCAAAATGGGAATTTTAACGCCCATTAAATATCCAAACTCCAAATTAGACAACATTATCATATATTTGATAGGCTAGATAAAATTCTGATTTTGCAACTATTGTCTACAGCAATATCAAAAGAGCTCCATCATATGAGGCCCTTGttagcaaaaaataaaacaagcaaTGCCCAATGgaggattatttatttaaatataaaatgaataatttatcattGATGGATCAATTTCTCCCATGTCAAAAATACACTCCCCTAATACATTACACATGACCCTATACTACTGAAAACTGTGAAAGAGATAGAAAATGccactcaaataaaaaaaaaatggtaaaacatGTAGTGGACTTGATCTAGCCCTAGACAAAATCAGCCTCAAATAGAACAAACAAACCAGCTATTCCTTCAAGCCATATGAACCACTGTCATCATATTGACAAAGCCACCCTAAGTGCCATTGGATTGAATATGTATATCCTATAATCAAGGATAAAAATGTTGATACCaacaaaaatatcgataaaatatctatgtaaatatcaatataataacagtagaaataaaagaatcatgaaaaaaaaattatcagaaCAAAAGAATCCTTGAAATTAACCTCAAAACATCAAAACGTTGAATGAAACTttgagaaataataaaacaatcaatAATGCATAATTAAActactttgtttttttaaataaaataaatatgataaaacacCATTAGTCAAGAAAATATTCTACGCCGATGATAAATGACCTTGAAAGTGAACACATTAAGATTAGAATATTTATACCTTATAAATGTAAAAAAGTATATTTATTAAAGAATCCAGGTCTCCAAAAGACTAGTGCAACCACCACCTTTTCCACAACTTGAGATCCAAATATTACTGGACTCAAAGACTGTAGTACTGCTGATGACAGATATCATGTAGAGAAACTATGAGGATTTCACAACCTACATAGAGCAAATAGAAGGGAAATTTTGAAGGTCATTAATACCAACAGATAGTCAAGTTGCTCTTCTCAATTCAGCCTTTAGGATGTATACTCACATCTTCAAAGGCATTATAGAGTTGCAGTCCTCAGAGCAATGTAGTTTACTGTTAGTAAGTCATAGAAATTAAAAAGCTCCTTCCTCTTATATAGGTTTAGTTGATATTAGTTTTTTCAATTTGCTGCTTGCCACTAACATCCATGATACAAGTAAAACCACACCATTATACAAAGCAATGTAACAAGAACTGCGAAAATTAATGTCGCTAGGCATTGAAGTTAGCACAAGGTCAATTAAGGAAAAAAGTCTTCTGAAAGATAACATGATTAAGAAATAGGATACTGGTGTAGCAGATACATATGCATCACACATACCATTAGCAGTTTGAAGCTCAAGGCCAAACATGACACGACCAATGCTTACAATTTCCCCTTCCTGCAGTTAAAtgaaatcaaaacaaagaattAACTAAAGCAATGCATTTTCCACCAAgcaacacattttttatttttttgacaggCAAAATGAAAAGACATATTAAAAGCACCTGGAAAAGAGAGCATCAGAGTGCACCAACCAACAGTTAATTGAAGATACTAATCCAAAAAAGATATGATGCAGAAATGACAAAGCAGCTGTTTGGTAGCAGAACAAGACCtatttttggctttttttagAAACATGTTAGCTGAGATAGTAAGAAGCTTAGGGGTGGATAGATTTGTAGATTTGGGCGAGCCGTGGAATCTAGGGGGCGGCTGGTGGCGTGTTAGTTTTCTGGGACAACAAGGCAGTGCAGATTGTTGGGATGGAGGCAAGggtgttttctatttcttgcaTGTACAGGTCCTACAAGGATGGATTTGTGTGGATTTTTACTAGGGTGTATGCGCCCATCTAGAGGAAGGGAGAGGGAGGGTCTTTGGGATGAGCTAGGGGATATAGGATGGATCCTGGGTGTGTGGAAGGGGACTTCAATATAGTCCTTTTGCCGAGTGATCGTAATAGAGGGGAGTGATTTACTGTAGTTAGGAGGGGGTTCTTAGACATTAAAGAGAGCTTGACTTATGTGATCTCCACTTTTGTGGGGGGTGGAGTGTGGGGTTTACCATTGACTTGTTGTGGCAGGATGAACAACAACCAGTCCAAGTCAAGGCTAGATCAGTTTTTGGTGTCAGAAGGGTGAGAGAGTTACTTCAGTGGGATAATGCAGAGCACATTGCCAAGGCCAATGTCAGATCAATCTCCTATTTTACTAGATGGGAGATGGATAAGAGGAGGAAACATCcctttcaaatatgaaaatatgtgaTTGAAAGTTGATGAGTTCAAAGACTTGATAAATAGTTGGTGGTGGGGTTATCACTTCAGAGGTTTATGCAACTTTGTTTTGACTTCTAAGCCAAAAGCGTCGAATCAAATTTGAAGTTCTAGAATGAAGAGGTTTTCAGCAATCGTAGTTTTAAGAAAGGAGATGGCTTTTAATTAGGTGGGTTGGGGTGACGCACAGGAAAGGAAATCTACTCTTTCTATGAGGAGGTCAAAGCTATaagtgggcatctttgaaagaGGTTtcttagacaaaaaaaaattgagagagatTTGATTGAAGAATGGAGACAAAAATACTAGATTTTTTCATAAGATGGCTAATGTGTATTGCATAAGAAACTTTTTGGGCAAGTTCAACGTTAGGGGTTTGGACAAATGAGGAAATAAGATTAAGGAAGGGATTGTTCAAGCTTATCACAATTTGTTGTTTGATCTAGGAGTTTGGAGACCTACAATTGATGGGATGTCGTTCAAAGCTTTAAAGAGTTAGGAGGTTGAAGGTTTAGAGATGCCTTTCTCTAAGGAGGAGGTGTTCTATGTGTTATTGAAATTGAACGAGGCCAAAGCTCCTCACCTTGATGGGTTCTTTATAGCCTTTTGGTAAACATGTTGGGACTTTATGAAAAAGGAGGTTTAAGCTtatttaaggaattttttttatcaaaaaaggttttgaaaagTCTAAATGTCACTTTCCTGATGTTAATTCCTAAGAAAGGTGAAAAATCCTAAGAAAGGTGGTGTCGAGGACTTGAAAGATTTTATGCCTATTAGTTAGGTGGGCAAGTTATATAAGCTATTAGCTAAGGTTTTGGCCAATAAACTGAAAAATGAGGTCAGAAGAATAGTTTCCAAGTTCCAAAATGCCTTTGAGAGGGAAAACGAAATATTGATATCGTTCTTATTGTTGACTAAGTTGTTGATTCTATGCAAAGGAGCGATTCTAGTGATGTTATTAGTAAATTAGATATtgagaaggcttatgatcatgttAACTTGGGGAGGTTTTTGCTAGCTATTCTAAACATAGTTCAAAGTTGCAGTATTGGTCGTTGATTCGAGAGGTCTTGAGGCATATCGGTCTCGGCATCTTGGATCTATGTTAGCCGATATgcaaaatatactaattaaaaactaaaatatattttaaaaaattattacaataataaaaaaaattaacacaattAAATGAACTtaagaattaataaaataaacttctttcttttaatatttagttatattaatatacaattttaaattattaaatataattaataactattaaatatttaactataaatatatatatatatatatatatatatatatataaaataaaaatattctaaaatactattattatgctttatggtattttattttatatttatataattaaatttattaattcattattaatgattaatatcatatttattttaaaattattatatatccATATTTAATACTCgtaacatttttcatatttcaatttgttatgtttttaatttcttataaatatcctatataattaattttataaataaattgtcaTATATTaggaataattaatttcataaaggGAATAAGATTAAAATTTCCTAAATATATTCCGCTACTTTCTCAATTCCTAAATTCCAAACCAAAGAAGAGGAAATGAGGCATCGTTCCTCCCACCCACCCAACTTGTCATCAACATCACTGATGACCTAACTTGTCGCCAACCATCAACAAAGATGATATTGCTATTCAACGACATCAACACTtccaaatgaagaaagaagaaCTGCAAAAGCATTGTCATTACACCTACCCAATTCATTGTCGACCATCAACAAAGAGGATATTGTTATTCAACGGCATCGATGCAATCGACAAGTAAGCAATAAAGATTGAAGAAGAGGGTCGGGATCGGAATGGTGCCTCAACCAATTCTAGCGCTACCACTCACCATCGTTCAATCCAACGACAACGAAGAAGATCGTTTTGTGGGTTTGAAACCATGGATTCTAGTTAACTCGGTGTAGTTTTAGTGAATCAAAACGAGTTTTGCCGATTTTTTATCGAGTTAGTACAAAACATGTACCAGGTATCCAACTCGTCAAGGAGCTTGGCAAGGCAGATATGACTCAACCGAGTCGTATCGAACTCAGCCAATACTTTGAACCTTGATTCTAGAAAAGATGGGCTTTACCAAAAGTGTATTAAATAGATCCTTTCATGCATTTCTACAATGCGATTCTTTGTCCTTATAAATGGTACTTCATTCGGTTCCTTCCAAAGTTCTAAAAGATTGAGATAAAGAGACCCCCTCTCTCCCTATTTATTTATGATGGCGATGGAGGCCCTCAGTTGCCTTTTGGAGAGGGTTAGAGAGGGTGGTTTTTTGTAGGGAGTCGGGGTTAAGGGGAGGGAGGATGAGGGGGTTGAGACTTcacatttgttgtttgttgacgATTTCCTTCTTTTGCGAGCTTCTCACTCTCAAATGGTTTATTTAAGTTGGCTTCTTATGTGGTTCAAAGCTACCTCAAGTCTAAAAATCAACCttgagaaaaatgaattaatcaCTATAGGTGAGATTGTCAATGTTGAAGATTTGGTTGTAGAGTTGGGTTATCGAGTGGGTAACCTTCCATTTACTTACCTAGCTCTTCTTCTAAGAGTTCCTTTCAAGATAAAATTAGTATGGGATAGGGTGGAGGAAAGGTTTAAACTTAAGCTCTCAATGTGGAAAAGGCAGTATATTCTAAAAAGAGGAAGACTCAATCTAATTCGTAATACCTTATCTAGTATACCTAACTACTTTATGTCTTTGTTCAACATTCCTAGTAAAATAAGAATGAGGCTTGAGAAGATTCAAAAGGATTTCTTTTAGGGAGGAGGCATATTGGAGAAAAAGCAACACTCAGTGAATTGGTCAATTATGtgcaaaaaagggaaaaaaagggaaaagggtaGGGTGGTTAACATTAGAAGTCTTTCTTCTCTTAATAAGGCCCTATTGGAAAAGTGGAGTTGAAGATATACCGCTAAAGGAGATGCTTTTTGGAAGCACGTTACTCAAGAACAATATGGAGAGGAAGAAAGAGGCTAGAGATCTTGCATTGTGAAAGGTGAGTATGGAGTAGGGTCATGGAAAGCTATTAGAAAATGGTGGGACCTTATCAACTCTAAAGTTTCTTTTGAGGTTAGGGATAGGAGGAAGGTGAGGCTTTGGGTGGAGAGATGGTGTGAGGAGGAATCCTTGCAAATATCTTTTCCCACCTTGTATGCCTTAGCTATGAATAAAGAGGCATGGGTGGCAGATATTTGAGAGGAGTGTATGGGAGCACTGGAACTCTTATTTTTCTAGACATTTGAACAACTAGGAGTTGGATATTGTGGAACCTCTTTTCTTGAGATTGCCTAGGAAGTTGCTGAAGAGGGGAGAGAAAGATAAGGTGGTGTGGATGGGCTCAAAAAATAGTGTTTTCTCTATAAAATCATTGTATTCTATGCTAGAGTCGAGGTGCTCAATTTTTTCCTTGAagttattatttgaaattcataGGTTCTATTTAAAGTGAGTTCTTTTCACTTAGGAAGCTTGTTGGGGGAAGGTTTTGATGTTAGAACTACTTCAAAGGAGTGGTTGGTCCTTGGAAAATAGATGCTCCCTTTACAAAAGTAAGGTATAATCTGTTAACCACATCCTTCTTCACTGCCCTAAAGCTAGGGAGCTACAGTACCTTTTTTTTGGCTTTATTCGAAGTCACTAATGCTCTTCCTTTATCAATTAAAGAGGCCTTATTAAGTTAACATGGCTCCTTTGTGGGAAGAAAGTGTAAGAAGGTTTGGCGAGCTGCACCAGTGAGTATTTTTTGAACTTTGTGGAGAAAGAGTAATCTAAGAGCATTTGAAAAAACGAAGCAATCAGTTCATTCTTTGAAGAGTTCGTATGTGATAAATTTGTTTTCTTGGGTTAAGATGTACATTGCAGAAGGAACTTTGTCATTATTCGATTTTGAAGATTGGGTGGGGTCTCAATAAGGGAGAGAACCTTTTTTGTGTTTTCCCTCTTCCGGCTATgcattttgttttcccttaaataCAAGTTGTATATCTTGGTGTATAGCTTTTtacattaatatattttttttctcttgcttacttaccaaaaaggaaaaaaaaatgatgaactaCATCTTTAGAGAACAAGTGACAAATTCcttcattagaaaaaaaaatgttggatcTGATAATACAAAATGTCCAAACATCATTTCAAAAGAGACACATCAATTCACAATCACAATAAGTCTATGTCAATTGTTGGTATTTAATGCTCAACCTTTTTGTTTTGATCATGAATGCATTTAATAAGCATATCCAAATCAACACCCGTGGTGCATCAAGTTCATTACTTGTTTGTGATGTTGCTTTAGTACATATGAGAATAGAGACTAGATCACAGTTTGAAGGAAACTTCATGTTatgaaaaaatgttaaagaaaattattttctcatatttgttttgaaatggaaaatacgaaagaaaatcaaatatagttaaaattagttagaaacttgcATATAATTAATATTGGTTAGAAActtacatattttcaaattatttaatcttgatattaaagagttaaaatatattaaatgaatttgaagtagtatataaaaaaaatttattgacttaaatttttttattttcctttccttttacttttcctctttattttcttccccttgcattttcccttaaattttttggaacccaaacatagccttaggaTCTAAAGATTTGGGACAAGTAGgattaaaacacaatttatatAAAAGTCTAGTAAAAGTACCTGAGAAACAATGAATAGTTGAATATGAATGCTCAAAAGATACCTAAACATGGTAGTATTTCCACCTAGGACTCAATATCTGTTGTGAAGGGGAGAATGGAAAACAtaatagacaaaaataaattggtTAATGAGTGGAGTGTTGAGTGACTTCCATCACTAGTTTGGGTGGTTACCCTCATTGTTGAGTACTATAGtgtattctattttctttatttactaGCTTGTTTTGACATTTCCTGGTGAAGTTCAACCCCTTCCATGCCTTTGAGCTATCTTATTGTTCttgttaaaggaaaaaaaaaaaacaaagatagtTACAATACCTGCATTGATGAAACctttatgatgaaaaaaaaaaaaaagagaggaaaaatagaattaaGAAATGAGTACATCCATGGTAGGCTACAGGTCAGACCTATTGACCACAACACAAGAGAGAATTCATGTGCAACCATGTGCAACAAATGTGTCAGGAAGATATAAGCAATTTGATTGAAGCAAAAGGTGCATAAAgaacaaaaggaagaaaaaacatAACTCAGATTGAAGCAATAAGAAAAGACATGAACGTTTTAATTTAATGTAACTTAATGGAGACATTAGCATCTAAATAGACATAAATAAGACACAAAGATTCATATAGCTCACCTAAATGGTTAGTATATAAGGCTTTCTCATGTTATAGTAGTTGCtgtaatattaaaattttatcatcatataaaatagctaaaattcaacaatttcttcttcctttttggtaAAGTtactcagcaaccaaacaaaggataactaggaaaaaaaaaaagaatataccTCGGCTTCAGGTGACATTGCACTTTCATCATGGCCATAATCAACGATAGTGAGCCTTCCTCTTCCAGGCTTCTGAGAATCCAACAACATCGGCTGGGGCAGCGGAGAGGAAGAAGGAATCTGAGCCTGTTGGGGAGTGGTCTTCGGTGTGGAATTGACATCGAGAAGTGGAGGCGTGTTCTCATAATTGACCTCCCTATCACTGTTCTTTAAATCTTCTTCTGTATCATCTCCATCTTCTTCGTTCTCAATATCATCCATGTCCTCATCATTGTACACCGCCAACAACGATATACCCTCGAATTCTTTCTTTTTCGAAGCCATCAAGTTCAAATCCGGCGATTAATTCTTCAATTTCACTTTTAACACAATTGGATTTCACTGCGTCGAAGTAAAATATCAACTCAAAAAATAGGCGTATGGAATTCCGctaatcaaaaccctaaaactGATGCAGAGAAGATCCAAACGTTCCAAGATAGTGATAATACCTGATGAGGGAGATGAAGCTAGGGTTTCGGATTCCCCTTTAATATCCCCTAACTTTCATTCCTAAGGGACCTTTCCGTCTATCCAAAAACGGAATTCctttattttccctttctttcttcaCTCCTTTTTTGCCCTACTCGATTTTGCTCAAACGGCGTTGCAGGAGGGGGACGAAAGGGTGAAgggaaattagaaattagaaatgcTTTTCTTATAACGGTTCGTGTCAAGGCAAGCAGTCAGAACCAAAAACGATTCGTTTTAATAATGTGACCGGGCAGACCCATGTCCAATTGGGTCGAGGAACAACCCGTCACTAACTATCAAAACCTGGGttgctttttatatttttaataatcagTCAAAtggtatttgaaaataaaataattaaaacttgagttgattatatataaaattaaatttaaaaattagtttaatttttatttttattttcctatttttataatataataataataataataataataataataattttcaataaaataagttataaaaaataatatttttaattatttaaaaaatatatttattttaatttaattaaaaaaatttaaaataaaataaattaaaaaaaaaaaagttaaattagaCAAAactagttataaaaaaaaactattttaaataaacaggACGAGTTATAATAGAAGTAACTCGTCCTAAACACACCATGTTCTCATCCCTATAATGGTGAATGTGATTGTGATTCTTGTTATCAGATAACTTAggccatttttgtttttcatctaAAAGAACCTTTAAAATCTTTATTCATTATAAcctaaattcaattattatattttaagcaAAATctccacttttttctttttcttctttaatataatttcaactatttttttttcctttttttctttctattacttttaaaaaaaaaaatacaacaaattttgtaacattttccattaatttctttcaactttttttttattattcttttaatagTGATGGGTTAAATATGATGAAATTTCTAATGTTTTCCAATAGTATTAATTGAACTTGATTGTATAGTATTTGTTTATgagatgtttggtaaaatttaatacttattgtttaatgacttaagttgaacttaaattaaattataattaagttgttaacttaaaatttattacttgatttttactttaagtatgaaggctatttaataaaattaacttcaaacttattccaaatcatcaaattgatatatctattctcataaattataattaaggcaAAAAATGTTGAATAACAGTAGAACTCATGGAATAATAAAGGAGATTGTGAAAgtaattaaagataaataatagtaaaaatgtaaaatgagaATGTAAACCTAAAAACAAGctagttatttttacttattacttaaaattatttttgactttaaattatataattaagttattttatcaaacatacttaatttatttaaagacttaaattaaattattaattcactttaagttattaaattaatttattaatcaCTCACTTaggaaatatttgataaaacttaatacttattatttaatgattaaattgattttaagttaaattatatttaacttgttacttaattatttatttaagtattaaagttatttaataaaattaacttcaaactaatcataaatcatcaaattaacatatttatttttataaattatatataagataaaataaattaagtaataatGGTAGTAAAGAAGATCATTGAAATAATTAAGGcaaataaagtaaaatgataaaataaatatttaaatttaaaaataagttaattatttttacttataatttaaagttgtttttttattttaaatcataccattaagtcatattaagttattaagttggtttagtAAACACtcgtttaattaaaaaatattttttcaaataaaatggatgTTAAAATTCATAAGAAAATCCTCGCTTGAAAGCTTTTACAAGATTTTTGTTATAATAAGTCGCTTGCTTTTTGCAATAAAGAGAAAAGTTTTTAAGGAAAAGGTCTAATTCTGTGGGCTGTTTTAGGCTTCCGCGTAATAAAATACACCGGTTGAAGAAAGTTCATTGAACTATCTCTTCATCCTACTCCCCTTCCGAGGTGGGATGGATGGATGATGCCATGATGGAGATGGATTAAAGAAAGATCCATTATGAGAGCTTGAACCAAAGGTTGAAAGAGTGAGGAAGAGGCCATTGGACGATTGATGCCATGCTGCTTGtatttgttaaataataaaatataataatataattcttttgaaaaaaaactttttaataataaatttgttgataatatatttaaaaatgatatgctatttcttaaaaaaaaaagtataaaataatagaatatatatatatatatgtatgtatattgtTGAAGGCTGGCATTATCAGGATCACTCCAATTTCCTGATTTATTCGCCTCCTCAACTGAAGAAGATGCTTCCCTCCTTTGACTTGCAAAAGATGTCTGAACAAGGGGTTCGGACACACCCTCCTATGCCTTTATTAGTTTCGCTCTATaacatattgatatttttatgggACTCATCTCCCTAGAAAAATGTTTACCTTCTTTGACTGTGTGGAGGCCTTTTATAGTGCTAAGAGTTTTGTCCCTTTGAATGGTGGAAAGACTTTTTGACTGTCATGATAGTGCTTAGAGGGTGGTAGAACCATCATTATCCTATAGGCGGCTGTCAGAGCTTGCTGAAGGGATGGTTTTCTGTCATTCTTGTCTTTTCACTTTGCAGGCGGCGCATTGCAGGTCGTGGTAGGTCACCTGAAGTGACCCAGGAAGGTCATGTCGAGTATGCTTTTGGTAAAATGAGTAATGATTGCCCGCGAAACATGATCAAGAATCTTGTTTGAGACGCTAGCCACTGGGTTCGGATTGGACATCCGAACAGGGGGTACGCACCGCATGTCAGTCCATGTGAACGTCCGAACAGAGGGTTGGACGTTCCACGTGTCCAATGGAGGAGTGTCTTGTGAG is from Vitis riparia cultivar Riparia Gloire de Montpellier isolate 1030 chromosome 10, EGFV_Vit.rip_1.0, whole genome shotgun sequence and encodes:
- the LOC117923930 gene encoding uncharacterized protein LOC117923930 isoform X1, which encodes MASKKKEFEGISLLAVYNDEDMDDIENEEDGDDTEEDLKNSDREVNYENTPPLLDVNSTPKTTPQQAQIPSSSPLPQPMLLDSQKPGRGRLTIVDYGHDESAMSPEAEEGEIVSIGRVMFGLELQTANGDFQEKMSPGTTSIQATPPQSSEQLDPSQSDLITHAVTEAEAAEADEDVKMTVEALKDVDPLDKFLPPPTKAKCSDELQEKINKFLSYKRHGKSFNAEVRNRKDYRNPDFLLHAVRYQDIDQIGSCFSKDVFDPHGYDKSDYYDEIEADMKREMERKEQERKSSQKVEFVAGGAQTGIVAAAPKINIPLPGVSTAADAVTRDGRQNKKSKWDKVDGDRRNPLPSGGQDSMSSVGAHAALLSAANAGAGYSAFALQRRREAEEKRSSERKLERRS
- the LOC117923930 gene encoding uncharacterized protein LOC117923930 isoform X2 — protein: MASKKKEFEGISLLAVYNDEDMDDIENEEDGDDTEEDLKNSDREVNYENTPPLLDVNSTPKTTPQQAQIPSSSPLPQPMLLDSQKPGRGRLTIVDYGHDESAMSPEAEEGEIVSIGRVMFGLELQTANGDFQEKMSPGTTSIQATPPQSSEQLDPSQSDLITHAVTEAEAAEADEDVKMTVEALKDVDPLDKFLPPPTKAKCSDELQEKINKFLSYKRHGKSFNAEVRNRKDYRNPDFLLHAVRYQDIDQIGSCFSKDVFDPHGYDKSDYYDEIEADMKREMERKEQERKSSQKVEFVAGGAQTGIVAAAPKINIPLPGVSTAADAVTRDGRQNKKSKWDKVFVHA